One genomic region from Thermococcus sp. encodes:
- the glpK gene encoding glycerol kinase GlpK — protein sequence MEKFILSLDEGTTSARAIIFDRESNILGIGQYEFPQHYPKPGWVEHNPEEIWEAQFRAIKTALERAKIEPNQIAAIGVTNQRETTIVWDRNGKSLYNAIVWQCRRTAEMVEEIKREYGDMIRQKTGLVPDAYFSASKLKWLLDNVPGLREKAEKGEVLFGTVDTFLIYRLTGEHVTDYSNASRTMLFNIKRLDWDDELLEIFGIPRDILPEVRESSEVYGYTRRDLLGTEIPVSGDAGDQQAALFGQAGFETGMVKATYGTGSFILANTGKTVRYSNNLLTTIAWGLKGKVTYALEGSIFVTGAAVQWLRDGIKIIRHASET from the coding sequence ATGGAGAAGTTCATACTCTCACTCGACGAGGGGACGACATCTGCCAGGGCGATAATATTCGACAGAGAAAGCAACATCCTTGGAATCGGCCAGTATGAGTTCCCCCAGCATTATCCCAAGCCCGGCTGGGTGGAGCATAATCCCGAGGAAATCTGGGAGGCGCAGTTCAGGGCCATAAAGACCGCCCTTGAGAGGGCCAAAATAGAACCGAACCAGATAGCCGCTATCGGAGTTACCAACCAGCGCGAGACGACAATAGTCTGGGACAGAAACGGGAAATCGCTTTACAACGCGATAGTGTGGCAGTGCAGAAGGACTGCAGAAATGGTCGAGGAAATAAAGAGGGAATACGGCGATATGATAAGGCAGAAGACCGGTCTCGTGCCCGATGCCTACTTCTCCGCGAGCAAGCTCAAGTGGCTCCTCGACAACGTGCCCGGGCTGAGAGAGAAGGCCGAGAAAGGCGAGGTTCTCTTCGGAACGGTGGATACCTTCCTCATCTACCGCCTGACCGGGGAGCACGTGACGGACTACTCGAACGCCTCAAGAACGATGCTCTTCAACATCAAGAGGCTTGACTGGGACGACGAGCTCCTCGAGATATTCGGGATTCCCAGGGACATTCTGCCCGAGGTAAGGGAGTCGAGCGAGGTCTACGGCTATACAAGGAGAGACCTCCTCGGTACGGAAATTCCGGTAAGTGGAGACGCCGGTGACCAGCAGGCCGCTCTATTCGGTCAGGCGGGCTTTGAAACGGGAATGGTGAAGGCCACCTACGGAACCGGGAGCTTCATACTGGCAAACACTGGAAAGACAGTCCGCTACTCAAACAACCTGCTCACAACGATAGCGTGGGGACTGAAGGGGAAGGTCACCTACGCGCTGGAAGGGAGCATATTCGTAACTGGTGCCGCCGTCCAGTGGCTCCGCGACGGAATAAAGATTATCAGGCACGCCTCTGAAACA
- a CDS encoding glycerophosphodiester phosphodiesterase family protein, which translates to MWEREKVIVLGHRGYMGKFPENSLLAFKKAIEAGADGVELDVWSTKDEKVIVMHDETIDRTSNMKGKQKEMTLEEIKKANIGMGERIPTLEEVFEALPESALINVELKDKDAVGEVARIVKKNNPERVLISSFNVDALREYRKFDGETRMGLLINREDVVPLIPKLKEELNLWSINIPMEAIPLLGLEKTLQAIKWARSLGLKVVLWTENDELFYLNDSLAKLKGLFEVVIANDVERMIEYLSSLGLR; encoded by the coding sequence ATGTGGGAACGAGAAAAAGTTATAGTTCTGGGGCATAGAGGATACATGGGTAAATTCCCCGAGAACAGCTTGCTTGCTTTCAAAAAGGCTATCGAAGCAGGTGCTGATGGGGTAGAGCTCGATGTGTGGTCAACAAAAGATGAAAAAGTAATTGTAATGCACGACGAGACCATAGACAGAACGAGCAACATGAAGGGAAAACAAAAAGAAATGACCCTTGAAGAAATCAAAAAAGCCAACATAGGTATGGGTGAAAGGATTCCGACTCTTGAGGAAGTCTTTGAAGCCCTCCCGGAAAGTGCTCTAATCAACGTCGAGCTCAAGGATAAAGATGCCGTCGGGGAAGTTGCCAGAATCGTCAAGAAAAACAACCCCGAGAGAGTCCTGATTTCTTCCTTCAACGTTGATGCCCTGAGGGAATATCGGAAGTTTGATGGGGAAACCAGAATGGGTCTTCTGATTAACAGGGAAGACGTTGTTCCGCTCATTCCAAAGCTTAAGGAGGAGCTGAACCTCTGGTCGATAAACATTCCAATGGAGGCTATCCCGCTTCTCGGCCTTGAAAAGACCCTCCAGGCCATAAAGTGGGCCCGCTCCCTCGGACTAAAAGTCGTCCTGTGGACGGAAAACGACGAACTCTTCTACCTCAACGACAGCCTTGCAAAGCTGAAGGGCCTCTTCGAAGTTGTGATTGCAAACGATGTGGAGAGAATGATTGAATACTTAAGCTCACTTGGTTTAAGATGA
- a CDS encoding glycerophosphodiester phosphodiesterase family protein: protein MKMTFKDSDKIFILGHRGFRGKLENTIPAFKRALKYADGIEFDVRITHDKKLVLLHDGTFKSDGQEYSVKALTYRELTRLHPKGKLVPLLKDALVLKPRLINADLKDIEALNPLLNKLESTGLLDRTVISVDSLGWLKIIRRECPYCRVGLSITTPRTFFRSFKFREGYLHVPLDLIKYTGFRVFRTLLRFYGKKTKIWLWNYQMNEIEWIPKLLPYAYAIISDDPARLKRFISLEPTTNEAIHHVGTRKSYSSGA from the coding sequence ATGAAGATGACATTTAAAGACAGTGATAAAATTTTCATATTGGGCCATAGAGGGTTCAGAGGTAAACTTGAAAACACGATACCTGCATTCAAGAGAGCTCTCAAATATGCAGATGGAATAGAGTTCGACGTCAGGATAACTCACGATAAAAAACTTGTTTTACTTCATGATGGGACGTTTAAAAGCGATGGTCAAGAATATTCAGTAAAAGCCCTGACATACAGGGAACTAACGAGACTTCACCCAAAAGGAAAACTTGTTCCCCTTTTAAAGGACGCTTTAGTTTTAAAACCCAGACTAATCAACGCAGATCTTAAAGATATTGAGGCACTCAATCCCCTTTTGAATAAACTTGAATCTACAGGACTTCTCGATAGAACAGTTATATCCGTTGATAGCTTAGGATGGTTGAAAATTATTCGCAGAGAGTGTCCATACTGCCGAGTTGGACTTTCCATAACAACCCCAAGAACCTTTTTTAGAAGCTTTAAGTTTAGAGAGGGTTATCTTCATGTACCTCTCGACCTCATAAAATACACAGGGTTCAGAGTTTTTCGAACACTTCTCCGCTTCTATGGAAAGAAAACCAAGATCTGGCTCTGGAATTACCAAATGAACGAAATTGAATGGATTCCAAAACTACTTCCATATGCATATGCAATAATCTCAGACGATCCTGCCAGACTGAAAAGGTTTATATCCCTTGAACCCACAACCAATGAGGCGATCCATCATGTGGGAACGAGAAAAAGTTATAGTTCTGGGGCATAG
- a CDS encoding MFS transporter — protein sequence MKREFSWGTVLGLALLGFSMSTGWALNKGLSFKLLQNEYTNSAFVIGAVLSLQGLMGIFVPILMGYYSDKSHFGRGRRTPFILAGGIFAGFVTLGVYFSYIAKVPLLAFATMLALFYFALYFYVAQYRSLMPDVIPSGERGRASGIITLFEWAGNLFLFGSLAFLIIEATKKTGIKNEINALIQAGYMWIPFAVVSGFLMLSALIVYMKVREPPLPEEMPEESLTTYLRSIVSDKDFLKFYSAQILWWMSFEFVAVFLFGILESVLGTKDVTALGNAIMALFNVLVLVGAVIGGVLYDRTGRRKSIVLGGIIFLIPFLAGWFVYTKVQITALIGIAGIGWGMLMATSWPVIGDLLTKYEREAFNGRYYGFFEATKSFPILIAGLVGGAIVQLAGGNYRVLFPVGAIFVIIALPLIWGMKNLDVVSEDKPGIEDIEETEVGV from the coding sequence ATGAAACGGGAATTTAGCTGGGGAACCGTTTTGGGACTGGCCCTCCTGGGTTTTAGCATGAGCACTGGCTGGGCCTTAAACAAAGGACTCTCCTTTAAGTTACTTCAGAATGAGTACACTAATTCTGCCTTTGTAATTGGCGCCGTGCTTTCACTTCAGGGACTAATGGGAATCTTTGTTCCAATTCTGATGGGCTATTACAGTGATAAAAGCCATTTTGGCAGGGGTCGAAGGACACCATTCATTCTTGCTGGAGGTATCTTTGCAGGCTTTGTGACCCTCGGTGTTTACTTCAGCTACATAGCAAAGGTTCCTTTGCTGGCTTTTGCGACGATGCTTGCGCTGTTTTACTTTGCTCTGTACTTCTACGTTGCCCAGTACCGCTCACTGATGCCGGACGTTATTCCAAGTGGCGAGCGCGGAAGGGCAAGCGGTATAATAACACTCTTCGAGTGGGCGGGCAACCTCTTCCTGTTCGGAAGCTTGGCATTTTTAATAATTGAGGCAACTAAGAAAACGGGCATCAAGAACGAAATAAACGCCCTGATACAGGCGGGATATATGTGGATTCCCTTTGCCGTTGTCTCTGGGTTCCTGATGCTCTCGGCACTCATTGTCTATATGAAGGTTAGAGAACCCCCCTTACCTGAAGAAATGCCGGAAGAGAGTCTTACAACGTATCTCCGCTCAATAGTTTCCGACAAAGACTTCTTGAAGTTCTATTCTGCCCAGATACTCTGGTGGATGAGCTTCGAGTTCGTGGCTGTCTTCCTCTTTGGAATCCTTGAGTCGGTCCTTGGAACAAAGGATGTCACCGCCCTCGGAAACGCAATAATGGCTCTCTTTAATGTCCTCGTGCTGGTGGGTGCCGTTATTGGGGGAGTACTCTACGACAGGACGGGCAGGAGGAAGTCCATCGTCCTTGGTGGAATAATATTCCTCATACCCTTCCTCGCGGGCTGGTTTGTTTACACCAAAGTCCAGATAACGGCTTTAATTGGAATAGCAGGAATAGGCTGGGGAATGCTAATGGCCACATCATGGCCCGTCATTGGCGACCTCCTAACCAAGTACGAGCGTGAAGCATTTAACGGCCGTTATTACGGCTTCTTTGAGGCAACAAAATCCTTCCCGATACTGATAGCAGGTCTGGTCGGTGGTGCAATAGTCCAGCTTGCAGGAGGTAATTATAGAGTCCTTTTCCCCGTTGGTGCAATATTTGTCATAATTGCCCTGCCCCTTATCTGGGGAATGAAGAACCTTGACGTTGTCTCTGAAGACAAGCCGGGCATAGAAGACATTGAAGAAACGGAAGTGGGGGTATGA
- a CDS encoding alpha/beta fold hydrolase: MLAEVLIFLFLLFIAFSAFVAYKMVKPPRFIGDWTPRDFGYEYEDVTIETRDGLKLSAWWIPNEKDSTVIPLHGYTRSRWDEVYMKQTTEFLLKEGYSVLVFDFRAHGKSEGNYTTVGERELIDVVSAVDWLEKNHPEKAKKIGLVGFSMGAVVTIRALAEDERVTCGVADSPPIYLDKTGARGLKYFANLPEWLYAFVKPFTKLFSGAKELNMLDYAEKIRKPLLLIAGKKDPLVKVDEVKEFYERNRKVNPNVELWVTDSPHVRTLKFHPEEWKTKVGDFLRRHL; encoded by the coding sequence GTGTTGGCTGAAGTTTTGATTTTTCTATTTCTGCTCTTCATAGCTTTTTCTGCCTTCGTCGCCTACAAAATGGTCAAACCACCGCGCTTTATCGGAGATTGGACGCCGAGGGACTTTGGCTATGAATACGAAGACGTTACCATCGAGACAAGGGACGGGCTGAAGCTCAGCGCCTGGTGGATTCCCAATGAGAAGGACTCGACGGTTATTCCTTTGCACGGCTACACGAGGAGCAGGTGGGATGAAGTCTACATGAAACAGACCACTGAGTTCCTCCTTAAGGAAGGCTACAGCGTTCTCGTCTTTGATTTCCGCGCCCACGGGAAGAGCGAGGGCAACTACACCACAGTTGGAGAGAGAGAACTCATTGACGTTGTCTCTGCAGTGGACTGGCTGGAAAAGAACCACCCCGAGAAGGCCAAGAAAATAGGTTTGGTTGGCTTTTCAATGGGTGCTGTGGTCACGATAAGGGCCCTCGCGGAGGACGAGCGAGTTACCTGCGGTGTCGCGGATTCACCTCCGATTTACCTTGACAAAACAGGGGCGCGTGGTTTGAAGTACTTTGCCAACCTCCCGGAGTGGCTCTACGCCTTTGTCAAGCCCTTTACAAAACTCTTCAGCGGTGCGAAGGAACTCAACATGCTCGACTACGCCGAAAAAATCAGAAAACCTCTCCTCCTCATAGCGGGCAAAAAGGATCCCCTCGTGAAGGTTGATGAGGTTAAGGAGTTCTACGAGAGGAACAGGAAGGTGAACCCGAACGTGGAGCTCTGGGTCACAGATTCACCCCACGTCAGAACGCTGAAGTTCCACCCCGAGGAGTGGAAGACAAAGGTCGGTGACTTCCTGAGGAGGCACCTCTAG
- a CDS encoding DUF2334 domain-containing protein gives MKRLLVFAIFLLVFLSSSSLSSPAYIQPFGRFAILVHDVSPAYLPQLWNITAVIDEYGLQNRTYLFVIPDHGGMMPMWKYKSFMDFLKELKREGYHIELHGYTHIGDEFNSNASVAERKLELGLRALSYLNVTPKYFIAPRYSLSRPALEVLLEHNITVIGEDFIYFSNGTAEPIYNREYTWYIPTLLLPYELESAESSYENMNGTFFLSIHPKAVNNKAGMEFLKRFLGFVSKSGLG, from the coding sequence ATGAAGAGACTGCTCGTGTTCGCTATATTTCTCCTGGTTTTCCTGTCCTCAAGTTCCCTGTCGAGTCCTGCCTATATTCAACCCTTTGGGCGCTTTGCCATACTCGTCCATGACGTCAGTCCCGCCTATCTTCCTCAGCTATGGAACATAACGGCGGTTATAGACGAGTACGGCCTCCAGAACAGGACTTATCTCTTCGTTATCCCAGACCACGGCGGAATGATGCCGATGTGGAAGTATAAATCTTTTATGGACTTTCTCAAGGAGTTAAAGCGCGAGGGTTACCATATTGAGCTACACGGATACACCCATATCGGGGACGAGTTCAACAGCAACGCAAGTGTCGCCGAGAGGAAGCTCGAACTGGGCTTAAGGGCCCTTTCCTATCTCAACGTCACGCCAAAGTACTTCATAGCCCCGAGATATTCCCTTTCAAGGCCCGCTCTGGAGGTTCTCCTCGAGCACAACATCACCGTCATCGGGGAGGATTTCATCTACTTCTCAAACGGAACTGCCGAGCCCATCTACAACCGCGAATACACCTGGTATATCCCCACATTGCTTCTCCCCTACGAGCTAGAAAGTGCCGAAAGCTCCTATGAGAACATGAACGGGACGTTTTTCCTCTCAATCCACCCCAAGGCCGTTAACAACAAAGCCGGAATGGAGTTTTTGAAGAGGTTTCTGGGATTCGTTTCAAAAAGTGGCCTCGGCTAA
- the upp gene encoding uracil phosphoribosyltransferase, with translation MKAERWEGVYSFEDSPFLMEILTELRDERTGPIAFRKGLVKLGRYMAYELTKTMEVERVPVKTPLEETEGVLVKDRRNVVIITVLRAAIPLMEGLIKVLEHARVGIVSASRGKAPKFEIEMNYVKIPEIKPEDTVIVADPMIATGSTLIKVLDEVKRYGKPKRLVVLGVLAAPEGIERIKTKHPEVEIFVVKVDRELNDKGYILPGLGDAGDRAFGAPIKAQ, from the coding sequence ATGAAGGCCGAAAGATGGGAGGGAGTTTACTCCTTTGAGGACAGCCCCTTTTTGATGGAAATACTGACCGAGCTGAGGGACGAGAGAACGGGGCCGATAGCATTCAGAAAGGGCCTTGTAAAGCTCGGCCGTTACATGGCCTACGAGCTGACGAAGACTATGGAAGTCGAGAGGGTTCCCGTGAAGACGCCCCTTGAAGAAACGGAGGGAGTTCTCGTAAAGGACAGGAGGAACGTCGTCATAATAACGGTTCTCCGCGCGGCCATACCGCTGATGGAGGGTCTCATCAAGGTCCTCGAGCACGCGCGCGTTGGCATCGTCTCCGCATCTCGCGGAAAAGCACCAAAGTTTGAGATTGAGATGAACTACGTCAAAATCCCAGAGATAAAACCGGAAGACACAGTCATCGTCGCCGACCCCATGATAGCGACCGGTTCAACTCTGATTAAGGTTCTCGATGAGGTCAAACGCTACGGGAAGCCAAAGAGACTCGTTGTCCTCGGCGTTCTCGCGGCCCCGGAGGGAATAGAGAGGATAAAGACGAAACACCCTGAAGTTGAAATATTCGTGGTAAAGGTTGACAGGGAGCTGAACGACAAAGGTTACATACTCCCCGGCTTAGGTGACGCCGGCGACAGGGCCTTTGGGGCACCTATTAAGGCTCAATAG
- a CDS encoding MATE family efflux transporter — MKLSEMREEIINGPIERTLLKLAGPLIVNNLVQVVYNITDTFWLGKLGREALSAPGVTWPIIGTLMALGMGFATAGFAFVGQYIGAGEFKKAGRSAGALYSLMVFFSVVTAIISVLILPYALRFMKVTPALYPYAKTYATIVFLGVPFAFTYMAFSALMRASGDTKTPMRITLITVFLNIVLDPLFIFGLGPFPKLGVAGAAVATVIANATGSAIGLYLMFSGRVALKLTPSSLRPDFEFYRRLFRVGLPSGIGQSANSFGFVVLTRIIMGFGDVTYAAYVITTRLVNFLTSISRGISMAMGTMIAQNVGAGKFERAKRIAERTMLINFTIASLAVLIIGIFRVPIFKVFLDDPKVIAESKIVLEYFLISVPFFNGIFIVVNRTFLSAGHTKKSMALGIIRLWGLRIPLSYAFGYIGAVTILGLTIPLASLFDFTSRGVFFGMGLSNFLGALIALAWFLRGSWMSAIIEKKSKEPGKPGGVKHSEG; from the coding sequence ATGAAGCTCAGCGAGATGCGTGAAGAAATCATCAACGGGCCGATAGAGAGAACACTCCTCAAGCTAGCGGGCCCGCTGATAGTCAACAACCTCGTCCAGGTCGTCTACAACATAACCGACACTTTCTGGCTCGGTAAACTCGGGAGGGAAGCACTTTCAGCCCCGGGAGTAACGTGGCCGATTATCGGGACTCTGATGGCGCTGGGAATGGGGTTTGCCACGGCCGGCTTCGCCTTCGTGGGGCAGTACATAGGGGCCGGAGAGTTTAAAAAGGCCGGTCGCTCCGCGGGAGCCCTCTACTCCCTCATGGTCTTCTTCTCAGTGGTGACGGCAATCATAAGCGTCCTAATCCTCCCCTACGCGCTCCGCTTCATGAAGGTAACGCCAGCGCTTTACCCCTACGCGAAGACCTACGCGACGATAGTCTTCCTCGGCGTTCCCTTCGCCTTCACATACATGGCCTTCTCAGCCCTGATGAGGGCTTCCGGCGACACGAAGACCCCGATGAGGATAACCCTGATTACCGTTTTCCTCAACATAGTCCTCGACCCGCTCTTCATCTTCGGCCTCGGCCCCTTCCCAAAGCTCGGCGTTGCCGGAGCGGCGGTAGCTACGGTTATAGCGAACGCAACCGGCTCAGCAATCGGGCTCTACCTCATGTTCTCGGGAAGGGTGGCGTTAAAACTCACTCCCTCAAGCCTCAGACCGGACTTCGAGTTCTACAGAAGGCTCTTCCGCGTTGGGCTTCCCTCAGGCATCGGCCAATCTGCAAACAGCTTCGGTTTCGTAGTCCTTACGAGGATTATAATGGGCTTCGGTGACGTCACATACGCGGCCTACGTCATAACCACGAGGCTGGTGAACTTCCTGACGAGCATTTCTAGGGGCATAAGCATGGCCATGGGAACCATGATAGCCCAGAACGTCGGCGCCGGCAAGTTCGAGAGAGCCAAAAGAATAGCCGAGAGGACGATGCTCATCAACTTCACCATAGCTAGTCTTGCGGTTCTAATCATTGGAATCTTCCGCGTTCCAATCTTCAAGGTCTTCCTCGACGACCCCAAGGTCATAGCCGAGAGCAAAATTGTCCTTGAGTACTTCCTCATCTCGGTTCCATTCTTCAACGGAATCTTCATCGTCGTCAACAGGACCTTTCTCTCGGCAGGGCATACCAAAAAGAGCATGGCCCTCGGCATAATCCGTCTCTGGGGCCTGAGAATCCCGCTGAGCTACGCCTTCGGCTACATTGGGGCCGTAACGATTCTCGGGCTGACGATACCCCTCGCGAGCCTCTTCGACTTCACGAGCAGGGGCGTCTTCTTCGGAATGGGTCTTAGTAACTTCCTCGGGGCGTTGATAGCGCTCGCCTGGTTCCTCCGCGGGAGCTGGATGAGTGCGATAATCGAGAAGAAGTCCAAAGAACCGGGAAAGCCGGGTGGAGTTAAACATTCGGAAGGCTAA
- the ppsA gene encoding phosphoenolpyruvate synthase, with translation MSEYKFIRWFEELSKEDVPLVGGKGANLGELTRAGIPVPPGFCVTAEAYKYFVENVKLSKSDIEKIMGEKAKSGVLAEVLAEAPDEPRPLQDWIMDIVSRTNVDDSRELLDNTAVIRELIESIPMPEEIKTEVLDAYHKLSQRFGKDAVYVAVRSSATAEDLPEASFAGQQETYLDVYGDDDVIDKVKKCWASLWTARATFYRAKQGFDHRKVYLSAVVQKMVNSETSGVMFTANPVTNNRNEIMINAAWGLGEAVVSGAVTPDEYIVEKGTWKIKEKYIAKKEVMYIRNPETGKGTVLVKVADYLGPEYVEKQVLTDEQIIEVAKMGAKIEEHYQYPQDIEWAYDKDDGKLYIVQSRPITTLKEAPSESEEVEETEEMEVILKGLGASPGIGAGRVVIIFDASEIDKVKEGDVLVTTMTNPDMVPAMKRASAIVTDEGGRTCHAAIVGRELGIPTVVGTKEATKKLKDGMLVTVDGTRGVVYKGIVKSLVKKKEAEKAESKVVVAGAPLITATEIKVNVSMPEVAERAAATGADGVGLLRAEHMILSIGQHPVKFIKEGKEEELVEKLVEGIRKVVEAFYPRRVWYRTLDAPTNEFRELPGGEDEPIERNPMLGWRGIRRGLDQPELLRAEFKAIKRLVDEGYDNIGVMLPLVSHPEQIRKAKEIARSVGLEPHKDVEWGVMIETPASALIIEDLIKEGLDFVSFGTNDLTQYTLAIDRDNERVFKLYDEKHPAVLKLIKHVIKVCKKYGVETSICGQAGSDPKMARILVRLGIDSISANPDAVELIRKTVAQEEQKLMLEAARKRLFEDKDELEF, from the coding sequence ATGAGCGAATACAAGTTTATAAGGTGGTTCGAGGAGCTCAGCAAGGAAGATGTCCCCCTTGTTGGAGGAAAGGGTGCAAACCTCGGTGAGCTCACAAGGGCAGGAATACCTGTTCCGCCCGGATTCTGTGTCACCGCTGAGGCATACAAGTACTTTGTGGAGAACGTTAAGCTCAGCAAAAGTGATATCGAAAAGATAATGGGAGAAAAAGCTAAAAGCGGTGTTCTCGCGGAAGTTCTCGCGGAAGCGCCTGATGAACCGAGACCACTTCAGGATTGGATTATGGACATAGTCAGCAGAACTAACGTTGACGACAGCAGAGAACTCCTTGACAACACTGCCGTTATTAGGGAGCTAATAGAAAGCATTCCAATGCCCGAAGAGATAAAAACCGAAGTTCTAGATGCATACCACAAACTTAGCCAGAGATTCGGAAAGGATGCTGTTTACGTCGCCGTTCGCTCTTCTGCTACCGCTGAAGACCTTCCGGAAGCGAGTTTTGCCGGCCAACAGGAAACCTACTTAGATGTTTACGGTGATGACGACGTTATAGACAAGGTCAAGAAGTGTTGGGCCTCACTTTGGACTGCCAGAGCTACCTTCTACAGGGCCAAGCAGGGATTTGACCACAGGAAGGTTTACCTCTCAGCGGTTGTACAGAAGATGGTCAACAGCGAGACCAGCGGTGTTATGTTTACCGCCAACCCTGTTACCAACAACAGGAACGAGATAATGATTAACGCCGCTTGGGGACTAGGCGAGGCTGTCGTAAGCGGTGCCGTTACTCCAGATGAATACATCGTCGAGAAGGGCACCTGGAAGATAAAGGAGAAGTATATTGCCAAGAAAGAAGTCATGTACATCCGCAATCCCGAAACAGGTAAGGGTACCGTTCTCGTTAAAGTTGCCGACTACCTCGGGCCAGAATACGTTGAAAAGCAAGTTCTTACAGACGAGCAGATAATCGAAGTTGCCAAGATGGGAGCCAAGATTGAGGAACACTACCAGTATCCCCAGGACATCGAGTGGGCCTATGACAAGGACGATGGAAAACTCTACATAGTTCAGTCCAGGCCTATAACCACCCTCAAGGAGGCACCGAGTGAGAGCGAAGAGGTAGAAGAAACTGAAGAGATGGAAGTAATTCTTAAGGGCCTTGGAGCATCACCTGGAATTGGTGCCGGTAGGGTCGTGATAATCTTTGACGCCAGCGAAATAGACAAAGTCAAAGAGGGAGACGTTCTCGTAACCACAATGACTAACCCCGACATGGTTCCAGCCATGAAGAGAGCTAGCGCCATCGTTACAGATGAAGGTGGAAGAACGTGCCATGCCGCAATAGTTGGTAGAGAACTCGGAATCCCAACTGTTGTTGGAACCAAAGAAGCAACCAAGAAGCTCAAGGACGGCATGCTAGTTACCGTCGACGGAACCAGAGGTGTCGTTTACAAGGGCATAGTCAAGAGCCTTGTAAAGAAGAAAGAAGCGGAAAAAGCCGAGAGCAAAGTTGTCGTAGCTGGAGCTCCCCTCATTACAGCAACAGAGATCAAAGTCAATGTCTCTATGCCTGAAGTTGCTGAGCGCGCAGCTGCAACCGGTGCAGATGGCGTTGGTCTCCTCAGGGCTGAGCACATGATACTCAGCATCGGCCAGCACCCGGTCAAGTTTATCAAGGAGGGTAAAGAAGAAGAGCTTGTTGAGAAGCTCGTAGAGGGAATAAGAAAAGTCGTTGAAGCGTTCTATCCAAGGCGCGTCTGGTATAGGACCCTCGACGCTCCAACCAACGAGTTCCGTGAGCTTCCAGGCGGTGAAGACGAACCTATCGAAAGGAACCCGATGCTTGGCTGGCGTGGAATCAGGCGCGGTCTCGACCAGCCAGAGCTTCTCAGGGCCGAGTTCAAAGCAATAAAGAGGCTCGTTGATGAGGGATACGACAACATTGGAGTAATGCTCCCGCTCGTCAGCCACCCTGAGCAGATAAGGAAAGCTAAAGAGATAGCTCGCTCAGTTGGCCTCGAACCCCACAAAGACGTCGAGTGGGGTGTCATGATCGAGACTCCAGCTTCAGCTCTCATCATTGAAGACCTCATCAAAGAAGGCCTTGACTTCGTCAGCTTCGGAACCAACGACCTCACCCAGTATACCCTTGCCATCGACAGGGACAACGAGCGCGTCTTCAAGCTCTACGATGAGAAGCACCCGGCAGTACTTAAGCTCATCAAGCACGTCATAAAGGTCTGTAAGAAGTATGGAGTAGAAACCAGCATATGCGGACAGGCTGGTAGTGACCCGAAGATGGCTAGAATCCTCGTCAGGCTCGGAATTGACAGTATCTCAGCGAACCCAGATGCCGTCGAGCTCATCAGGAAGACCGTCGCCCAAGAGGAGCAGAAGCTCATGCTTGAAGCTGCCAGAAAGAGACTCTTCGAGGATAAGGACGAGCTCGAGTTCTGA